A part of Mesoplodon densirostris isolate mMesDen1 chromosome 10, mMesDen1 primary haplotype, whole genome shotgun sequence genomic DNA contains:
- the RNF123 gene encoding E3 ubiquitin-protein ligase RNF123 isoform X1 codes for MASKGAGMAFSRKSYRLTSDTEKSRVTGIVHEKLLDDYLHRIFSSTDRAPTAATSRKLLNFQNLPEHLDQLLHVDEEAEEEEESQGQVEGRLGPSTVVLDHTGGFEGLLLVDDDLLGVIGHSNFGTIRSTTCVYKGKWVYEVLISSQGLMQIGWCTINCRFNQEEGVGDTHNSYAYDGNRVRKWNVTTTNYGKAWAAGDIVSCLIDLDEGTLSFCLNGVSLGTAFENLSRGLGMAYFPAISLSFKESVAFNFGSRPLRYPVVGYRPLQDPPSADLVRAQELLGCFQSVLSVELDPVQGRLVEKESSEWQLQGQPTVLLTLAHIFHRFAPLLRKVYLVEAVLMSFLLGVVEAGTPAQAQSVVHQVLDLLWLFMEDYEVQDCLKQLMMSLLRLYRFSPIVPDLGLQIRYLRLTIAILSHEKSRKFLLSHVLFDVLRSVVFFYIKSPLRVEEAGLQELIPTTWWPHRSSREGKESKEVKDETSEERLRRRAYERGCQRLKKRIEVVEELQVQILKLLLNNQDDNGGEASRYIFLTKFRKFLQENASSRGNMPMLCPPEYMVCFLHRLISALRYYWDEYKASNPCATFSEEAYIPPQVFYNGKVDYFDLQRLGGLLSHLRKTLKDDLASKANILIDPLELQAATMDDLDEDEEPASAAAQRPMQALAVGGALPLPRPSWLSSPTLGRANRFLSTAAVSLMTPRRPLSTSEKVKVRTLSAEQRTREDIEGSQWNEGLLVGRPPEEPEQPLTENSLLEVLDGAIMMYNLSVHQQLGKMVGVSDDVNEYAMALRDTEDKLRRCPKQRKDILAELTKSQKVFSEKLDHLSRRLAWVHATVYSQEKMQDIYWLLRVCLRTIEHGDRTGPLFAFMPEFYLSVAINSYSALKNYFGPVHSMEELPGYEETLTRLAAILAKHFADTRIVGTDIRDSLMQALASYVCYPNSLRAVERIPEEQRIAMVRSLLAPYEQRPWAQTNWILVRLWRGCGFGYRYTRLPHLLKTKPEDANLPSLQKPCPSTLLQQHMADLLREGPEVAPSFLNSVLNQLNWAFSEFIGMIQEIQQAAERLERNFVDSRQLKVCATCFDLSVSLLRVLEMTITLVPEIFLDWAQPTSEMLLRRLAQLLNQVLNRVTAERNLFDRVVTLRLPGLESVDHYPILVAVTGILVRLLVHGPASGTERATSVLLADPCFQLRSICYLLGQPEPPTPGTALPAPDQKRFSLQSYTDYISVEELAQVEQMLAHLTSASAQAAAASLPTSEEDLCPICYAHPISAVFQPCGHKSCKACINQHLMNNKDCFFCKATIVSVEDWDKAASASATSSAA; via the exons ATGGCGTCCAAGGGGGCCGGCATGGCTTTCTCCCGAAAGAGCTACAGGCTGACCTCAGATACTGAGAAATCTAGGGTCACAG GCATCGTGCACGAGAAGCTACTGGACGACTACCTGCACCGCATCTTTTCCTCTACTGATCGTGCACCCACGGCAGCCACCAGCAG GAAACTCCTGAACTTCCAGAACCTGCCAGAGCATCTGGACCAGTTGTTACATGTGGACgaggaggcggaggaggaggaggagagccaGG gACAGGTTGAAGGGCGGCTTGGCCCGTCCACTGTGGTCCTGGACCACACGGGTGGCTTCGAAGGGCTTCTTCTGGTGGATGATGACCTCTTGGGG GTGATTGGACACAGCAACTTTGGTACTATCCGCTCTACCACATGCGTGTACAAAG GAAAATGGGTCTACGAGGTGCTCATCTCCTCCCAGGGGCTCATGCAGATTGGCTGGTGCACAATCAACTGCCGCTTCAATCAGGAG GAGGGGGTTGGAGATACACACAACTCCTATGCCTACGACGGCAACCGAGTGCGCAAGTGGAACGTGACCACGACGAACTATGGGAAG GCGTGGGCAGCGGGGGACATTGTGAGCTGCCTGATCGACCTGGACGAAGGCACGCTGTCCTTCTGCCt GAATGGTGTGTCTCTGGGCACTGCCTTTGAGAACTTATCCAGGGGCCTGGGCATGGCCTACTTCCCAGCCATCAGCCTCTCCTTCAAGGAGTCTGTGGCCTTCAACTTCGGCAGCCGTCCCCTGCG CTACCCAGTGGTGGGCTACCGGCCCCTGCAGGACCCACCAAGCGCCGACCTGGTTCGCGCACAGGAGTTGCTGGGCTGCTTCCAGTCAGTGCTGAGCGTGGAGCTGGACCCCGTG CAAGGGCGGCTGGTGGAGAAGGAAAGCTCTGAGTGGCAGTTGCAGGGCCAGCCCACCGTCCTCCTCACACTGGCTCACATCTTCCATCGCTTCGCACCGCTCCTG CGCAAGGTGTACCTGGTGGAGGCCGTGCTCATGAGCTTCCTGCTGGGCGTCGTGGAGGCGGGCACCCCCGCACAGGCGCAGTCTGTGGTGCACCAGGTCCTGGATCTCCTGTGGCTCTTCATGGAG GACTATGAGGTGCAAGATTGCCTCAAGCAGTTGATGATGTCCCTGTTGCGGCTGTACCGGTTCTCGCCCATCGTCCCTGACCTGGGCCTGCAG ATCCGCTACCTGCGGCTCACCATTGCCATCCTCAGTCACGAGAAGTCCCGCAAGTTTCTGCTTAGCCACGTCCT CTTCGACGTGCTCCGGTCCGTTGTCTTCTTTTACATCAAGAGCCCCCTGCGTGTGGAGGAGGCTGGCCTACAGGAGCTCATCCCCACCACCTGGTGGCCCCACCGCTCCAGCAGGGAG GGCAAAGAGAGTAAGGAGGTGAAGGACGAAACCTCCGAGGAGCGACTCCGGCGGCGTGCCTATGAACGGGGCTGCCAAAGGCTCAAGAAGCGCATCGAAG tggtGGAAGAACTACAGGTCCAGATCCTGAAGCTGCTGTTGAACAATCAAGATGACAACGGG GGCGAAGCTTCTAGGTACATCTTCCTGACCAAGTTCCGAAAGTTTCTGCAGGAGAATGCCAGCAGCCGGGGG AACATGCCCATGCTCTGCCCCCCCGAGTACATGGTCTGCTTCTTACACCGCTTGATCTCGGCCCTGCGTTACTACTGGGACGAATACAAGGCTTCGAACCCATGCGCTACCTTCAGTGAGG AGGCCTACATCCCGCCCCAGGTCTTCTATAACGGCAAGGTGGATTACTTCGACCTGCAGCGCCTTGGAGGCCTCCTCTCGCACCTTCGGAAGACCCTCAAAG ATGACCTTGCCTCCAAGGCCAACATCCTGATCGACCCACTGGAGCTCCAGGCGGCCACCATGGATGACCTGGATGAGGATGAGGAGCCAGCCTCGGCTGCGGCCCAG CGCCCCATGCAGGCCCTGGCCGTGGGGGGCGCGCTGCCCCTGCCTCGGCCCAGCTGGCTCAGTTCTCCAACCCTGGGCCGAGCCAACCGCTTCCTCAGCACAGCAGCTGTGAGCCTGATGACCCCACGGCGGCCTCTGAGCACCTCAGAGAAAGTGAAGGTCCGCACGCTGAGCGCGGAACAGAGGACCCGTGAGGACA TCGAGGGTAGCCAGTGGAATGAGGGCCTGCTGGTGGGGCGGCCCCCCGAGGAGCCTGAGCAGCCCCTCACCGAGAACTCCCTGCTGGAAGTCCTGGACGGTGCCATCATGATGTATAATCTCAGCGTTCACCAGCAGCTGGGCAAG ATGGTGGGAGTGTCTGATGATGTCAATGAGTACGCGATGGCTCTGAGAGACACAGAGGACAAGCTCCGCCGGTGCCCCAAGCAG AGGAAGGACATCCTTGCAGAGTTGACGAAGAGCCAGAAGGTTTTCTCAGAAAAGCTGGATCACCTAAGTCGCCGTCTTGCCTGGGTCCATGCCACCGTCTACTCCCAG GAGAAGATGCAGGACATCTACTGGCTGCTGCGTGTCTGCCTGCGGACCATCGAGCATGGCGACCGCACAGGTCCTCTCTTTGCCTTCATGCCCGAATTCTACCTGAGTGTGGCCATCAACAGCTACAGTGCTCTCAAGAATTACTTTGGCCCTGTGCACAGCATGGAGGAGCTCCCAG GCTATGAAGAGACCCTGACCCGTCTGGCTGCCATCCTTGCCAAACACTTTGCCGACACACGCATCGTGGGCACTG ATATCCGTGACTCACTGATGCAGGCCCTGGCCAGCTACGTGTGCTACCCAAACTCCCTGCGGGCCGTGGAGCGGATCCCTGAGGAGCA GCGTATCGCCATGGTGAGGAGTCTCCTGGCTCCCTATGAGCAGCGACCCTGGGCCCAGACCAACTGGATCCTGGTGCGGCTCTGGAGG GGCTGTGGGTTCGGGTACCGCTATACACGGCTGCCACACCTGCTGAAAACCAAACCCGAGGATGCCAATTTGCCCAGCCTCCAGA AGCCCTGCCCCTCCACCCTGCTGCAGCAGCACATGGCAGACCTGTTGCGGGAGGGTCCTGAAGTGGCACCCAGCTTCCTCAACAGCGTCCTCAACCAGCTCAACTGGGCCTTCTCTGAGTTTATCGGCATGATCCAGGAG ATCCAGCAGGCTGCTGAACGCCTGGAGCGGAACTTTGTGGACAGCCGGCAGCTCAAGGTATGTGCCACCTGCTTTGACCTCTCGGTCAGCCTGCTGCGCGTCTTGGAGATGACCATCACGCTGGTGCCTGAGATATTCCTCGACTGGGCCCAGCCTACCTCTGAGATGCTTCTGCGGCGTCTCGCACAG CTGCTGAACCAGGTGCTGAACCGGGTGACAGCTGAGAGGAACCTGTTTGACCGCGTGGTCACCCTGCGGCTGCCTG GCCTGGAAAGTGTGGACCACTACCCTATTCTGGTGGCAGTGACAGGCATCCTGGTACGACTCCTGGTGCACGGCCCAGCCTCAGG GACAGAGAGAGCCACATCAGTGCTCCTGGCTGATCCCTGCTTCCAGCTCCGCTCCATATGCTATCTGTTGGGGCAGCCAGAGCCCCCTACCCCTGGCactgccctgcctgcccctgaCCAGAAGCGCTTCTCCCTACAGAGCT ACACAGATTACATCAGTGTTGAGGAACTGGCCCAGGTGGAACAGATGTTGGCACACCTGACCTCTGCGTCTGCCCAGGCAGCAGCTGCCTCCCTG CCCACCAGTGAGGAAGACCTCTGCCCCATCTGCTATGCTCACCCCATTTCTGCTGTGTTCCAGCCCTGTGGCCACAAGTCCTGCAA AGCCTGCATCAATCAGCACCTGATGAACAACAAGGATTGCTTCTTCTGCAAAGCCACCATCGTGTCTGTAGAGGACTGGGACAAGGCAGCCAGTGCAAGTGCCACTTCCTCGGCTGCCTAG
- the RNF123 gene encoding E3 ubiquitin-protein ligase RNF123 isoform X2, whose protein sequence is MASKGAGMAFSRKSYRLTSDTEKSRVTGIVHEKLLDDYLHRIFSSTDRAPTAATSRKLLNFQNLPEHLDQLLHVDEEAEEEEESQGQVEGRLGPSTVVLDHTGGFEGLLLVDDDLLGVIGHSNFGTIRSTTCVYKGKWVYEVLISSQGLMQIGWCTINCRFNQEEGVGDTHNSYAYDGNRVRKWNVTTTNYGKAWAAGDIVSCLIDLDEGTLSFCLNGVSLGTAFENLSRGLGMAYFPAISLSFKESVAFNFGSRPLRYPVVGYRPLQDPPSADLVRAQELLGCFQSVLSVELDPVQGRLVEKESSEWQLQGQPTVLLTLAHIFHRFAPLLRKVYLVEAVLMSFLLGVVEAGTPAQAQSVVHQVLDLLWLFMEDYEVQDCLKQLMMSLLRLYRFSPIVPDLGLQIRYLRLTIAILSHEKSRKFLLSHVLFDVLRSVVFFYIKSPLRVEEAGLQELIPTTWWPHRSSREGKESKEVKDETSEERLRRRAYERGCQRLKKRIEVVEELQVQILKLLLNNQDDNGGEASRYIFLTKFRKFLQENASSRGNMPMLCPPEYMVCFLHRLISALRYYWDEYKASNPCATFSEEAYIPPQVFYNGKVDYFDLQRLGGLLSHLRKTLKDDLASKANILIDPLELQAATMDDLDEDEEPASAAAQRPMQALAVGGALPLPRPSWLSSPTLGRANRFLSTAAVSLMTPRRPLSTSEKVKVRTLSAEQRTREDIEGSQWNEGLLVGRPPEEPEQPLTENSLLEVLDGAIMMYNLSVHQQLGKMVGVSDDVNEYAMALRDTEDKLRRCPKQRKDILAELTKSQKVFSEKLDHLSRRLAWVHATVYSQEKMQDIYWLLRVCLRTIEHGDRTGPLFAFMPEFYLSVAINSYSALKNYFGPVHSMEELPGYEETLTRLAAILAKHFADTRIVGTDIRDSLMQALASYVCYPNSLRAVERIPEEQRIAMVRSLLAPYEQRPWAQTNWILVRLWRGCGFGYRYTRLPHLLKTKPEDANLPSLQKPCPSTLLQQHMADLLREGPEVAPSFLNSVLNQLNWAFSEFIGMIQEIQQAAERLERNFVDSRQLKVCATCFDLSVSLLRVLEMTITLVPEIFLDWAQPTSEMLLRRLAQLLNQVLNRVTAERNLFDRVVTLRLPGLESVDHYPILVAVTGILVRLLVHGPASGVRSGAGRKVVRCELSRWWRRRRRQQQQQQQQQQQLKVGESRSSAEQGALAHGQSHWLWLCLRQGQGN, encoded by the exons ATGGCGTCCAAGGGGGCCGGCATGGCTTTCTCCCGAAAGAGCTACAGGCTGACCTCAGATACTGAGAAATCTAGGGTCACAG GCATCGTGCACGAGAAGCTACTGGACGACTACCTGCACCGCATCTTTTCCTCTACTGATCGTGCACCCACGGCAGCCACCAGCAG GAAACTCCTGAACTTCCAGAACCTGCCAGAGCATCTGGACCAGTTGTTACATGTGGACgaggaggcggaggaggaggaggagagccaGG gACAGGTTGAAGGGCGGCTTGGCCCGTCCACTGTGGTCCTGGACCACACGGGTGGCTTCGAAGGGCTTCTTCTGGTGGATGATGACCTCTTGGGG GTGATTGGACACAGCAACTTTGGTACTATCCGCTCTACCACATGCGTGTACAAAG GAAAATGGGTCTACGAGGTGCTCATCTCCTCCCAGGGGCTCATGCAGATTGGCTGGTGCACAATCAACTGCCGCTTCAATCAGGAG GAGGGGGTTGGAGATACACACAACTCCTATGCCTACGACGGCAACCGAGTGCGCAAGTGGAACGTGACCACGACGAACTATGGGAAG GCGTGGGCAGCGGGGGACATTGTGAGCTGCCTGATCGACCTGGACGAAGGCACGCTGTCCTTCTGCCt GAATGGTGTGTCTCTGGGCACTGCCTTTGAGAACTTATCCAGGGGCCTGGGCATGGCCTACTTCCCAGCCATCAGCCTCTCCTTCAAGGAGTCTGTGGCCTTCAACTTCGGCAGCCGTCCCCTGCG CTACCCAGTGGTGGGCTACCGGCCCCTGCAGGACCCACCAAGCGCCGACCTGGTTCGCGCACAGGAGTTGCTGGGCTGCTTCCAGTCAGTGCTGAGCGTGGAGCTGGACCCCGTG CAAGGGCGGCTGGTGGAGAAGGAAAGCTCTGAGTGGCAGTTGCAGGGCCAGCCCACCGTCCTCCTCACACTGGCTCACATCTTCCATCGCTTCGCACCGCTCCTG CGCAAGGTGTACCTGGTGGAGGCCGTGCTCATGAGCTTCCTGCTGGGCGTCGTGGAGGCGGGCACCCCCGCACAGGCGCAGTCTGTGGTGCACCAGGTCCTGGATCTCCTGTGGCTCTTCATGGAG GACTATGAGGTGCAAGATTGCCTCAAGCAGTTGATGATGTCCCTGTTGCGGCTGTACCGGTTCTCGCCCATCGTCCCTGACCTGGGCCTGCAG ATCCGCTACCTGCGGCTCACCATTGCCATCCTCAGTCACGAGAAGTCCCGCAAGTTTCTGCTTAGCCACGTCCT CTTCGACGTGCTCCGGTCCGTTGTCTTCTTTTACATCAAGAGCCCCCTGCGTGTGGAGGAGGCTGGCCTACAGGAGCTCATCCCCACCACCTGGTGGCCCCACCGCTCCAGCAGGGAG GGCAAAGAGAGTAAGGAGGTGAAGGACGAAACCTCCGAGGAGCGACTCCGGCGGCGTGCCTATGAACGGGGCTGCCAAAGGCTCAAGAAGCGCATCGAAG tggtGGAAGAACTACAGGTCCAGATCCTGAAGCTGCTGTTGAACAATCAAGATGACAACGGG GGCGAAGCTTCTAGGTACATCTTCCTGACCAAGTTCCGAAAGTTTCTGCAGGAGAATGCCAGCAGCCGGGGG AACATGCCCATGCTCTGCCCCCCCGAGTACATGGTCTGCTTCTTACACCGCTTGATCTCGGCCCTGCGTTACTACTGGGACGAATACAAGGCTTCGAACCCATGCGCTACCTTCAGTGAGG AGGCCTACATCCCGCCCCAGGTCTTCTATAACGGCAAGGTGGATTACTTCGACCTGCAGCGCCTTGGAGGCCTCCTCTCGCACCTTCGGAAGACCCTCAAAG ATGACCTTGCCTCCAAGGCCAACATCCTGATCGACCCACTGGAGCTCCAGGCGGCCACCATGGATGACCTGGATGAGGATGAGGAGCCAGCCTCGGCTGCGGCCCAG CGCCCCATGCAGGCCCTGGCCGTGGGGGGCGCGCTGCCCCTGCCTCGGCCCAGCTGGCTCAGTTCTCCAACCCTGGGCCGAGCCAACCGCTTCCTCAGCACAGCAGCTGTGAGCCTGATGACCCCACGGCGGCCTCTGAGCACCTCAGAGAAAGTGAAGGTCCGCACGCTGAGCGCGGAACAGAGGACCCGTGAGGACA TCGAGGGTAGCCAGTGGAATGAGGGCCTGCTGGTGGGGCGGCCCCCCGAGGAGCCTGAGCAGCCCCTCACCGAGAACTCCCTGCTGGAAGTCCTGGACGGTGCCATCATGATGTATAATCTCAGCGTTCACCAGCAGCTGGGCAAG ATGGTGGGAGTGTCTGATGATGTCAATGAGTACGCGATGGCTCTGAGAGACACAGAGGACAAGCTCCGCCGGTGCCCCAAGCAG AGGAAGGACATCCTTGCAGAGTTGACGAAGAGCCAGAAGGTTTTCTCAGAAAAGCTGGATCACCTAAGTCGCCGTCTTGCCTGGGTCCATGCCACCGTCTACTCCCAG GAGAAGATGCAGGACATCTACTGGCTGCTGCGTGTCTGCCTGCGGACCATCGAGCATGGCGACCGCACAGGTCCTCTCTTTGCCTTCATGCCCGAATTCTACCTGAGTGTGGCCATCAACAGCTACAGTGCTCTCAAGAATTACTTTGGCCCTGTGCACAGCATGGAGGAGCTCCCAG GCTATGAAGAGACCCTGACCCGTCTGGCTGCCATCCTTGCCAAACACTTTGCCGACACACGCATCGTGGGCACTG ATATCCGTGACTCACTGATGCAGGCCCTGGCCAGCTACGTGTGCTACCCAAACTCCCTGCGGGCCGTGGAGCGGATCCCTGAGGAGCA GCGTATCGCCATGGTGAGGAGTCTCCTGGCTCCCTATGAGCAGCGACCCTGGGCCCAGACCAACTGGATCCTGGTGCGGCTCTGGAGG GGCTGTGGGTTCGGGTACCGCTATACACGGCTGCCACACCTGCTGAAAACCAAACCCGAGGATGCCAATTTGCCCAGCCTCCAGA AGCCCTGCCCCTCCACCCTGCTGCAGCAGCACATGGCAGACCTGTTGCGGGAGGGTCCTGAAGTGGCACCCAGCTTCCTCAACAGCGTCCTCAACCAGCTCAACTGGGCCTTCTCTGAGTTTATCGGCATGATCCAGGAG ATCCAGCAGGCTGCTGAACGCCTGGAGCGGAACTTTGTGGACAGCCGGCAGCTCAAGGTATGTGCCACCTGCTTTGACCTCTCGGTCAGCCTGCTGCGCGTCTTGGAGATGACCATCACGCTGGTGCCTGAGATATTCCTCGACTGGGCCCAGCCTACCTCTGAGATGCTTCTGCGGCGTCTCGCACAG CTGCTGAACCAGGTGCTGAACCGGGTGACAGCTGAGAGGAACCTGTTTGACCGCGTGGTCACCCTGCGGCTGCCTG GCCTGGAAAGTGTGGACCACTACCCTATTCTGGTGGCAGTGACAGGCATCCTGGTACGACTCCTGGTGCACGGCCCAGCCTCAGG CGTCAGGTCTGGAGCTGGAAGGAAGGTAGTGAGGTGTGAACTGAGTaggtggtggcggcggcggcggcggcagcagcagcagcagcagcagcagcagcagcagctcaaAGTAGGAGAATCCAGGAGCTCAGCAGAGCAGGGTGCCCTGGCCCACGGGCAGAGCCACTGGCTGTGGCTGTGCCtcaggcaggggcaggggaaCTAA
- the AMIGO3 gene encoding amphoterin-induced protein 3, with amino-acid sequence MARLVLQGTLLCMLRVGLSTLDSEGFLSPAPHNCPYKCVCAADFLSCAGLGLQDVPGALPAAAADLDLSHNALQRLRPGWLAPLSRLRALHLNHNELDALGPGVFTNASGLRLLDLSSNALRALGRHDLDGLGELKMLLLFNNRLAHLDEQAFHGLGTLSRLYLGCNELASFSFNHLHGLGTTHLRTLDLSSNHLGRIPVPDLASLPAFLKNGLYLHNNPLPCDCRLYHLLQHWHQRGLSAVSDFAGEYTCLAFKVPTSRVRFFEHSRVFENCSAALARGLEQPEEQLHVQVGQSLRLHCNTSAPAVRIAWVSPQQELLVAPGSRNGSIAVRADGSLAISNVQPWHEGVFVCLATGPHLHHNQTHEYNVSVHFPHPEPDTFNTGFTTLLGCAVGLVLVLLYLFVPPCPGCRSCYHRTCRCRRWPRTPSPLQELSAQSSVLSTTPPDAPRRKASVHKHVVFLEPGRRSLNGRVQLAVAEDFDLHNPMGLRLKAGSESASSTGSEGLVMT; translated from the coding sequence ATGGCCCGGCTGGTGCTGCAGGGCACACTGCTGTGCATGCTGCGCGTCGGATTGAGCACCCTGGACTCCGAGGGCTTCCTGTCCCCTGCGCCTCATAACTGTCCCTACAAATGTGTCTGTGCAGCCGACTTCCTGAGCTGCGCCGGCCTGGGGCTGCAGGATGTGCCGGGCGCGTTACCAGCTGCAGCTGCAGACCTCGACCTGAGCCACAATGCGCTGCAGCGCCTGCGCCCCGGCTGGTTGGCGCCCCTCTCCCGGCTCCGCGCCCTGCATTTAAATCACAACGAGCTGGATGCGCTAGGTCCGGGAGTTTTCACCAATGCCAGCGGCCTGCGGCTGCTCGATTTATCATCTAACGCCCTGCGAGCCCTCGGCCGCCACGACCTCGACGGCCTGGGGGAGCTCAAGATGCTGCTTTTGTTCAATAACCGCCTGGCGCACTTAGACGAGCAGGCCTTTCACGGCCTGGGCACGCTCAGTCGTCTCTACCTGGGCTGCAATGAACTTGCGTCCTTCTCGTTCAATCACCTGCACGGCCTGGGCACGACCCACCTACGTACTCTGGATCTCTCCTCCAACCACCTAGGACGCATCCCTGTACCTGACCTGGCTTCCCTGCCAGCCTTTCTCAAGAACGGCCTTTACTTGCACAACAACCCATTACCCTGTGACTGCCGTCTCTACCACCTGCTGCAGCACTGGCACCAGCGGGGGCTCAGTGCTGTGAGCGACTTCGCCGGTGAGTACACATGCCTGGCCTTCAAGGTACCCACCTCCCGCGTGCGCTTCTTTGAGCACAGCCGTGTCTTTGAGAACTGCTCAGCTGCCCTGGCTCGGGGCCTAGAGCAGCCTGAAGAACAGCTGCATGTGCAGGTGGGGCAGTCCCTGAGGCTACACTGCAACACCAGCGCCCCAGCCGTGCGCATTGCCTGGGTCTCACCGCAGCAGGAGCTGCTTGTGGCTCCAGGATCTCGCAATGGCAGCATCGCAGTGCGGGCTGATGGCAGCCTGGCCATCAGCAACGTGCAGCCATGGCACGAGGGTGTCTTCGTGTGCCTGGCTACTGGACCCCACCTGCATCACAACCAGACACACGAGTACAACGTGAGTGTGCACTTTCCACACCCTGAGCCTGACACTTTCAACACGGGCTTCACCACGCTGCTGGGCTGCGCCGTGGGCCTGGTGCTCGTGCTGCTCTACCTGTTCGTGCCACCCTGCCCCGGCTGCCGCAGCTGCTACCATCGCAcctgccgctgccgccgctggCCCCGAACACCCAGCCCACTCCAGGAGCTGAGCGCACAGTCCTCAGTGCTCAGCACCACGCCGCCCGACGCACCGAGACGCAAGGCCAGTGTCCACAAGCACGTGGTCTTTCTGGAACCTGGCAGGAGAAGCCTCAATGGTCGTGTGCAGCTAGCGGTAGCTGAAGACTTTGATCTCCACAATCCCATGGGCCTGCGGCTCAAGGCTGGCTCTGAGTCTGCCAGCTCCACAGGCTCTGAGGGTCTGGTGATGACCTAG